One part of the Rhodococcus oxybenzonivorans genome encodes these proteins:
- a CDS encoding FAD-dependent monooxygenase, with amino-acid sequence MVDPEVLVVGAGPVGLTAAIELRRRGISCRIIDPLHEPPQYAKAVGIQPRTLEVFEGMGVLGRVLDAGVPFRGQILYVDGVEVGRMELALPADVPFGFIGLPQYETERILTEHLASLGTRVERGIGLVSFEQDEGGVVATVSGDGGGTIRSQYLAGCDGAHSVVRKGLGLTFEGGAFAEQYMLGDVEVDWSLPRGYNIRSVRRTEDGPDDVLVCIPLPGRRRYRMSMLVPAELSNTGASAGDNIRHGFESGPTPQLGHIQAVLDRLAPEPARASNLRWSSVFRISHRIVDSYGRGRVFVAGDAAHIHPPTGAQGMNTGIQDAHNLAWKLALAVSGVAAPDLMDSYDLERRPIGEEVVGRTIRSAREGIGAGASDPELVMRREAQLLIDYGDSPIVTRTEDATTLRPGQRAPDARGLTRAAVAFPIRLFGLLGRDRHTLLLYADDSVDARGLAVLEAAAASAGTAAHGLLDTYLIATPGAEVGETILPLVRDDAGEFAAAYSAEGCAAYVVRPDGYLGFRMAPVSIEGLAEHLKSTFR; translated from the coding sequence GTGGTGGATCCCGAGGTATTGGTGGTCGGAGCGGGTCCGGTAGGACTGACTGCGGCGATCGAACTGCGCAGGCGCGGCATCTCCTGCCGCATCATCGATCCGCTCCACGAGCCGCCGCAGTACGCCAAGGCGGTGGGCATCCAACCCCGGACCCTCGAAGTGTTCGAAGGTATGGGCGTGCTCGGGCGAGTACTCGACGCGGGGGTTCCATTCCGTGGGCAGATCCTCTACGTCGACGGCGTCGAGGTCGGGCGAATGGAGTTGGCCTTGCCCGCGGATGTGCCGTTCGGGTTCATCGGGCTGCCTCAGTACGAGACCGAACGCATACTCACCGAACACCTGGCCTCCCTGGGCACCAGGGTCGAGCGCGGAATCGGCCTCGTCTCGTTCGAACAGGACGAAGGCGGAGTGGTCGCCACAGTGAGCGGGGACGGCGGAGGGACCATCCGATCGCAGTACCTCGCCGGATGCGACGGCGCGCACAGTGTGGTGCGCAAAGGTCTCGGTCTCACGTTCGAGGGCGGCGCCTTCGCCGAGCAGTACATGCTCGGTGACGTCGAAGTGGACTGGTCGTTGCCGCGCGGCTACAACATTCGTTCGGTCCGCCGCACGGAGGACGGACCCGACGATGTCCTCGTGTGCATTCCCTTGCCCGGTCGTCGTCGGTACCGGATGTCGATGCTGGTGCCCGCGGAACTGTCGAACACCGGCGCCTCGGCCGGCGACAACATTCGGCACGGATTCGAGTCGGGGCCCACGCCGCAACTCGGGCACATTCAGGCCGTACTCGACAGGCTGGCTCCCGAACCGGCCCGGGCATCGAACCTTCGGTGGTCCTCCGTGTTCCGCATCAGCCACCGCATCGTCGACTCCTACGGACGTGGACGCGTGTTCGTTGCCGGCGACGCCGCCCATATCCACCCGCCCACCGGGGCGCAGGGCATGAACACGGGGATCCAAGACGCCCACAACCTGGCATGGAAGCTTGCGCTCGCCGTGTCCGGAGTCGCGGCCCCCGACTTGATGGACAGCTACGACCTCGAGCGGCGGCCGATCGGCGAGGAGGTCGTGGGTCGCACCATCCGCAGCGCCCGGGAAGGGATCGGCGCGGGTGCTTCGGACCCCGAACTGGTCATGCGCCGCGAAGCGCAGCTGCTCATCGACTACGGCGACAGCCCTATCGTGACCCGGACCGAGGACGCGACCACGCTGCGGCCCGGTCAGCGAGCGCCCGACGCGCGTGGGTTGACCCGCGCCGCCGTCGCATTCCCGATCCGGCTGTTCGGGTTACTGGGACGCGACCGGCACACATTACTGCTGTACGCCGACGACTCGGTCGACGCGCGGGGTCTGGCCGTGCTGGAGGCTGCAGCGGCGTCGGCCGGAACCGCGGCCCACGGCCTGCTCGACACCTATCTGATTGCAACTCCGGGTGCCGAGGTCGGTGAAACGATTCTTCCGCTCGTGCGGGACGACGCCGGCGAATTCGCCGCGGCCTATAGCGCCGAGGGTTGTGCGGCGTACGTCGTCCGTCCGGACGGCTATCTGGGCTTCAGGATGGCGCCCGTCTCGATCGAGGGTCTCGCCGAACACCTGAAGTCGACTTTCCGCTGA
- a CDS encoding ATP-dependent Clp protease ATP-binding subunit: MPAFFGPEGPGRIDISRLMSRSTQELMAAAARFAAGRGDSDLDALHVLRVMAEQDPAKTLMQRAGADVSAVSDAVELRLPQGRNSSGFAVPSLSGALKTALLEAHQLARALGSTYIDPEHLFLALAADQDHAAGRLLASEGVTPERLQTAIQGGSAEQAPDSDTPTLDKYGFDLTERARSGGVDPVIGRADEIEQTIEILSRRTKNNPVLVGEAGVGKTAIVEGLAQRIVDGDVPDRLTGKRIVQLDLSSMVSGTRYRGDFEERLTKVIDEIAAHKDELIVFIDEVHTIAGAGGGAEGAMDAGNILKPKLARGELHIVGATTLDEYRKHIEKDPALERRFQPVTVAEPSIEDAVAILSGLRDRYEEHHGVRYTDGAITAAVELSARYIGDRFLPDKAIDLIDQAGARLRLRMPSVDVEALRKQVEELEQAKNQAVADEQYEKASGLRDQITKLQARIGGKADASDITPDVTAEQIAEVVSRSTGIPASQMTQEEKERLRRLEDELHRRVIGQDDAVRAIARAVRRSRTGMNDPDRPVGSFLFLGPTGVGKTELAKALAATLFGDENKMLRLDMSEFGERHTVSRLVGAPPGYVGYGEAGQLTEQVRRNPYSVILLDEIEKAHPDVFNTLLQVLDDGRLTDGQGRTVDFKNTVLIMTSNLGSDIISSKSGGLGFATGDAEASEKPLRDRVMGRLRESMRPEFLNRIDEIVIFRKLDTEQLHRITDLLLDDSRKRLEAKGIEISFSDAAVDWIAEHGHQPEFGARPLRRSIQRAVDDRIADLLLDDILVEGGSVTVGVNDDELDLVVG; this comes from the coding sequence ATGCCAGCATTCTTCGGGCCGGAGGGCCCTGGTCGCATCGACATCAGCCGTCTCATGAGCCGCTCCACCCAGGAACTCATGGCAGCGGCCGCGCGGTTCGCCGCCGGTCGCGGTGACTCCGACCTCGATGCACTGCACGTTCTGCGCGTCATGGCCGAACAAGACCCGGCCAAGACACTGATGCAGCGAGCGGGTGCCGACGTGTCAGCCGTGTCGGACGCCGTGGAACTGCGTCTTCCGCAGGGCCGGAACTCGTCCGGATTCGCCGTGCCCTCGCTGAGCGGTGCGCTCAAGACCGCGCTGCTCGAGGCGCATCAGCTCGCCCGCGCTCTCGGGTCGACGTACATCGATCCCGAGCACCTGTTCCTCGCGCTCGCCGCAGATCAGGACCATGCCGCAGGCCGCCTGCTCGCCTCGGAAGGCGTCACCCCGGAGCGTCTACAGACCGCCATCCAAGGCGGGTCGGCCGAGCAGGCGCCGGACTCCGACACTCCCACCCTCGACAAGTACGGTTTCGATCTCACCGAACGTGCCCGCAGCGGCGGCGTCGACCCGGTGATCGGCCGGGCCGACGAGATCGAACAGACCATCGAGATCCTGTCGCGGCGGACCAAGAACAACCCCGTCCTCGTCGGTGAGGCGGGCGTCGGCAAGACGGCGATCGTCGAGGGCCTGGCTCAGCGGATCGTCGACGGCGACGTACCCGACCGTCTGACCGGTAAGCGCATCGTGCAACTCGACCTGTCGAGCATGGTGTCGGGAACGCGATACCGCGGCGACTTCGAGGAACGCCTCACCAAGGTGATCGACGAGATCGCCGCCCACAAGGACGAGTTGATCGTCTTCATCGACGAGGTCCACACCATTGCCGGCGCCGGTGGCGGAGCCGAGGGTGCGATGGATGCCGGAAACATCCTCAAGCCGAAGCTCGCCCGCGGTGAACTGCACATCGTCGGTGCCACCACCCTCGACGAGTACCGCAAGCACATCGAGAAGGATCCGGCTCTCGAACGCCGATTCCAGCCGGTCACGGTGGCGGAGCCGAGCATCGAGGACGCAGTGGCCATTCTGTCGGGTCTCCGCGACCGGTACGAAGAGCACCACGGCGTGCGCTACACCGACGGCGCCATCACCGCCGCCGTCGAGCTCTCTGCCCGGTACATCGGTGACCGCTTCCTGCCCGACAAGGCGATCGACCTGATCGACCAGGCCGGGGCCCGGCTGCGGCTGCGCATGCCGAGCGTCGACGTGGAGGCTCTGCGGAAGCAGGTGGAGGAGTTGGAACAGGCCAAGAATCAGGCCGTCGCCGACGAGCAGTACGAGAAGGCGTCGGGACTGCGTGACCAGATCACGAAGCTGCAGGCCCGCATCGGTGGCAAGGCCGACGCGTCGGACATCACACCGGACGTGACCGCCGAGCAGATCGCCGAGGTCGTGTCGCGGTCGACGGGAATTCCCGCGAGCCAGATGACCCAGGAGGAGAAGGAACGCCTCCGCCGGCTCGAAGACGAACTGCACCGGCGGGTCATCGGGCAAGACGATGCCGTGCGGGCCATCGCCCGGGCGGTGCGTCGCAGCCGGACCGGTATGAACGATCCCGACCGCCCCGTGGGCAGCTTCCTGTTCCTCGGCCCGACCGGTGTCGGCAAGACCGAACTGGCGAAGGCTCTGGCCGCCACCCTGTTCGGTGACGAGAACAAGATGCTGCGACTCGACATGAGCGAGTTCGGTGAACGGCACACGGTCAGTCGCCTGGTGGGTGCCCCTCCCGGATACGTCGGCTACGGCGAGGCGGGACAGCTCACCGAGCAGGTCCGGCGCAACCCGTACTCGGTGATCCTGCTCGACGAGATCGAGAAGGCGCACCCCGACGTGTTCAACACGCTGCTGCAGGTGCTCGACGACGGACGGTTGACCGACGGTCAGGGCCGGACGGTGGATTTCAAGAACACCGTTCTGATCATGACCAGCAACCTGGGGTCCGACATCATCTCCAGCAAGTCGGGCGGACTGGGCTTCGCCACCGGTGACGCCGAGGCGTCGGAGAAGCCGCTGCGAGACCGGGTGATGGGCCGGCTGCGCGAGTCGATGCGGCCGGAATTCCTCAACCGGATCGACGAGATCGTGATCTTCCGCAAGCTGGACACCGAACAGCTGCACCGGATCACCGACCTACTGTTGGACGACAGCCGGAAGCGGCTCGAGGCCAAGGGCATCGAGATCTCGTTCAGCGACGCCGCGGTGGACTGGATTGCCGAACACGGACACCAGCCCGAGTTCGGGGCACGCCCCCTGCGCCGGTCGATCCAGCGTGCGGTCGACGACCGGATCGCGGACCTGCTGCTCGACGACATTCTCGTCGAGGGTGGCAGCGTGACGGTCGGTGTCAACGACGACGAGCTGGATCTGGTCGTCGGCTGA